One segment of Streptomyces sp. TG1A-8 DNA contains the following:
- a CDS encoding TetR/AcrR family transcriptional regulator — MRADARRNRDRLLAAARDAFAASPDAVPLDAIARAAGVGIGTLYRHFPTREAIVEAVYAAELDEVVSSAPALLDELGPAAALRAWMTRYEAFLRIKRGMSDTLHAGWASGSIATPATRERITAAIAMMLRRGAEAGSLRPDVDPEDVTVMLLGVFLSTAATDAPDRVGRLLDLTVDALRPPPEPGSR, encoded by the coding sequence GTGCGCGCCGACGCGCGGCGGAACCGCGACCGGCTCCTCGCCGCCGCCCGGGACGCCTTCGCCGCGTCGCCGGACGCCGTACCGCTGGACGCGATCGCCCGCGCGGCCGGCGTCGGGATCGGCACGCTGTACCGGCACTTCCCGACCCGCGAGGCGATCGTGGAGGCCGTCTACGCCGCAGAGCTCGACGAGGTCGTGTCCAGCGCACCGGCGCTCCTCGACGAGCTCGGGCCCGCGGCCGCGCTGCGCGCGTGGATGACCCGGTACGAGGCGTTCCTCAGGATCAAACGCGGCATGTCCGACACGCTGCACGCGGGCTGGGCCTCGGGAAGCATCGCCACGCCCGCGACGCGGGAACGCATCACGGCCGCCATCGCCATGATGCTCCGCAGGGGCGCGGAGGCCGGTTCGCTGCGCCCGGACGTCGACCCCGAGGACGTCACCGTGATGCTCCTCGGCGTGTTCCTCTCGACTGCGGCGACCGACGCACCGGACAGGGTCGGCCGGCTCCTCGATCTGACCGTCGACGCGCTGCGCCCGCCCCCCGAACCGGGGAGCCGGTGA
- a CDS encoding bifunctional 2-polyprenyl-6-hydroxyphenol methylase/3-demethylubiquinol 3-O-methyltransferase UbiG codes for MNDEIAAESTAPSTPSSTDGYVGDPAVRAEWDNRYAERQQLWSGRPNGALVAEVAALTPGRVLDVGCGEGADAVWLARRGWDVTALEVSGVALERAAGHAREAGLAVRWVHAALTEAALPPASFDLVSAQYPALLRTPDAAAERALLDAVAPGGVLLLVHHAGMDTQHAHDSGFDPADYVWPSMVTALLDDDWEVEVDEQRPRVAPDGGAGAHHADDLVLRVRRLR; via the coding sequence GTGAACGACGAAATCGCAGCGGAATCGACCGCGCCCAGCACCCCCTCGTCCACCGACGGATACGTCGGGGATCCCGCGGTGCGGGCGGAGTGGGACAACCGTTACGCCGAACGACAACAGCTGTGGAGCGGCCGGCCCAACGGTGCGCTCGTGGCCGAAGTAGCCGCGCTCACCCCCGGGCGGGTGCTCGACGTCGGCTGCGGCGAGGGCGCGGATGCCGTCTGGCTCGCGCGCCGCGGCTGGGACGTGACCGCGCTGGAGGTCTCGGGCGTGGCACTGGAGCGGGCGGCCGGACACGCGCGGGAGGCCGGCCTCGCCGTCCGCTGGGTGCACGCCGCGCTGACGGAGGCGGCGCTCCCACCGGCCTCCTTCGACCTGGTCTCCGCGCAGTACCCGGCCCTGCTGCGCACTCCCGACGCCGCGGCCGAGCGAGCGCTGCTCGATGCCGTCGCGCCCGGCGGTGTGCTGCTCCTCGTGCACCACGCGGGGATGGACACCCAGCACGCGCACGACAGCGGCTTCGATCCGGCCGACTACGTCTGGCCCTCGATGGTCACCGCTCTGCTCGACGACGACTGGGAGGTGGAAGTGGACGAGCAGCGGCCACGCGTGGCACCCGACGGCGGCGCCGGCGCGCACCATGCCGACGACCTGGTGCTGCGCGTGCGCCGGCTGCGCTGA
- a CDS encoding peptidase inhibitor family I36 protein, which translates to MAIFALVAGTMVAMTLGAPVEAQAQAQAQARTQARALCPGNAICLWRGERHTGTRYVWTGGYHDLPGNFTDHVGSFRANTGGAFIDWASGKECHSVRKGDYRDYYLSGFGGKMDAVGRNC; encoded by the coding sequence TTGGCGATTTTCGCGCTGGTCGCCGGAACGATGGTGGCGATGACGCTCGGTGCTCCCGTCGAGGCGCAGGCGCAGGCGCAGGCGCAGGCGCGGACGCAGGCGCGGGCCCTGTGCCCCGGCAATGCGATCTGCCTGTGGCGCGGGGAGCGCCACACGGGCACCCGCTACGTGTGGACGGGCGGCTATCACGACCTGCCCGGCAACTTCACGGACCACGTGGGTTCCTTCCGGGCCAACACGGGCGGCGCCTTCATCGACTGGGCCAGCGGCAAGGAGTGCCATTCGGTGCGCAAGGGCGACTACCGGGACTACTACCTGAGCGGGTTCGGCGGAAAGATGGACGCGGTGGGTAGAAACTGCTGA
- a CDS encoding MFS transporter: MLNSALPRRTEARWILAGTLLSAVGRGLTLPFLFVYLSDVRELSGTQAGLVIGWYGAVGLVLSPVGGALIDRFGARRVVVSSLLVEAVGTGALALVHTVGTAFAVMSAVAVGNASVLAGQSTILTRLTGADERQRVFGLHFTLLNLGIGLGGVVAGALVDTARPGTFQAVYLIDAVSFLAPVVILLALPGVSDRHRTPEKEEVRPASGGARSGGYAAVLRDRPFRRLVGYGLVLTTCGYAQIQVGFPAFATRVVEVTPRIVAWALAGNTVVIVVSQLLMIRLMERRSRSGVLAVVGVTFAAAWLVLGLGGVVAEHHALLAAVCVAACAAVFGFGETMLSPVLPVLTNALATDELRGRYNSFTSVIFGIGGVIGPVTAGPLLTLGGGTVWAGLVTAGCLVASLLALTLRPLLSADQDGRIIAQAPADGRTFTSS, translated from the coding sequence ATGTTAAACAGCGCGCTGCCCCGCCGTACGGAGGCACGCTGGATCCTGGCCGGCACGCTGCTGTCGGCGGTGGGCCGCGGACTCACCCTGCCCTTCCTGTTCGTTTACCTCAGCGACGTCAGGGAGTTGTCCGGCACCCAGGCGGGACTGGTGATCGGTTGGTACGGTGCGGTCGGCCTGGTCCTGTCGCCGGTCGGCGGCGCCCTCATCGACCGGTTCGGAGCCCGCCGGGTGGTCGTGTCGAGCCTGCTCGTCGAAGCCGTCGGCACCGGGGCCCTGGCGCTGGTCCACACGGTGGGAACGGCGTTCGCGGTGATGTCGGCGGTGGCCGTGGGCAACGCCTCCGTCCTGGCCGGGCAGTCCACCATCCTCACCCGCCTCACCGGCGCGGACGAACGGCAGCGCGTCTTCGGGCTCCACTTCACGCTGCTCAACCTCGGCATCGGGCTGGGCGGAGTGGTGGCGGGCGCCTTGGTGGACACGGCCAGGCCCGGAACGTTCCAGGCCGTCTACCTCATCGACGCGGTGAGCTTCCTCGCGCCGGTGGTGATCCTGCTGGCGCTTCCGGGAGTCAGCGACCGGCACCGGACGCCGGAGAAGGAGGAGGTCCGGCCGGCCTCGGGCGGCGCCCGGTCCGGCGGGTACGCGGCCGTGCTCCGCGACCGTCCCTTCCGGCGGCTGGTCGGCTACGGCCTGGTGCTGACGACGTGCGGGTACGCCCAGATCCAGGTCGGCTTCCCCGCGTTCGCGACCCGGGTGGTCGAGGTGACACCGCGCATCGTCGCGTGGGCCCTGGCGGGCAACACCGTCGTGATCGTGGTGTCGCAGCTGCTCATGATCCGGTTGATGGAACGCCGCAGCAGGTCCGGCGTACTGGCGGTGGTGGGCGTGACCTTCGCCGCCGCCTGGCTCGTGCTGGGCCTCGGCGGTGTCGTGGCGGAACACCACGCGCTGCTGGCGGCGGTGTGCGTGGCGGCCTGCGCCGCCGTCTTCGGATTCGGCGAGACGATGCTGTCGCCGGTGCTTCCGGTGCTCACCAACGCACTGGCCACGGACGAACTGCGCGGCCGGTACAACTCCTTCACGTCCGTCATCTTCGGGATCGGCGGGGTGATCGGTCCCGTCACCGCCGGTCCGCTGCTGACCCTCGGGGGCGGCACGGTCTGGGCCGGGCTGGTGACGGCGGGCTGCCTGGTCGCCTCGCTGCTGGCACTGACGCTGCGTCCGCTGCTGAGCGCCGACCAGGACGGCCGCATCATCGCGCAGGCTCCGGCCGACGGCCGGACGTTCACCAGCAGTTGA
- a CDS encoding ABC transporter permease, which yields MSSLSLAVRDSSTMLRRNLLHARRYPSLTLNLLLTPVVLLLLFVYVFGDVMSAGMGGGGAGRSGYIAYLVPGIMLMTIGGTVVGTAVSVSNDMTEGITARFRTMAIHRGSVLTGHVVGGVLRSVVSVALVGAVAVAIGFRSTHATALEWVAAFGLLALVATALTWIAVGTGLVSPNAEAASNNALPLIVLPLISSAFVPVDTMPGWFRPIAEYQPFTPAIETLRGLLLGSRIGHNGWLAVAWCLGLTVLGHLWAKAAFNRDPK from the coding sequence ATGAGCTCCCTCTCCCTCGCCGTGCGCGACTCGTCCACGATGCTGCGCCGCAACCTCCTGCACGCGCGGCGCTACCCGTCCCTCACCCTGAACCTCCTGCTCACACCGGTCGTCCTGCTGCTGCTCTTCGTCTACGTCTTCGGCGACGTGATGAGCGCGGGCATGGGAGGCGGCGGTGCCGGCCGCTCCGGGTACATCGCCTACCTCGTGCCGGGGATCATGCTGATGACCATCGGCGGCACCGTGGTCGGGACCGCGGTGTCCGTGTCCAACGACATGACCGAGGGCATCACCGCCCGCTTCCGCACCATGGCGATCCACCGCGGTTCGGTGCTCACCGGGCACGTCGTCGGCGGCGTGCTGCGGTCGGTCGTCAGCGTGGCCCTCGTGGGTGCCGTCGCCGTGGCCATCGGCTTCCGGTCCACCCACGCCACGGCCCTGGAGTGGGTGGCGGCGTTCGGACTGCTCGCGCTGGTCGCCACGGCACTCACCTGGATCGCCGTCGGGACGGGCCTGGTCAGCCCCAACGCCGAGGCGGCCAGCAACAACGCGCTGCCGCTGATCGTCCTGCCGCTCATTTCGAGCGCTTTCGTCCCGGTCGACACGATGCCGGGCTGGTTCCGGCCGATCGCCGAGTACCAGCCGTTCACGCCGGCCATCGAGACCCTGCGCGGACTGCTGCTCGGCAGCCGGATCGGCCACAACGGGTGGCTCGCGGTCGCCTGGTGCCTGGGTCTGACGGTGCTCGGCCACCTCTGGGCGAAGGCGGCTTTCAACCGCGATCCGAAGTAG
- a CDS encoding cellulose binding domain-containing protein, with amino-acid sequence MHLPHGPGRPAGTGRRRAARTAVVLAAAFALLSPPGAAGVASATSQADSAADVSVRVNTQASLGRLSGTARGVNTAVWDSHMNDFGAAALMKAADVGAMRYPGGSYADIYHWQTHTAPGGYVAPGTDFDSFMGTVRATGAQPILIADYGSGTPEEAAGWVRYANVTKDYGAKYWEIGNEVYGNGHYGNGWEHDEHGDKSPREYARQVRAYAEAMKAVDPTVKIGAVLTTPGYWPDGVVGEGDPGDWNHTVLSEVTDVIDFVSVHWYAGGSGTTAQDATARLSGLPGELREVRNQIDRYAGADSPRIGIALTEINTNTGGARLTARPNGLFAADAFMTALENGVFTVDWWNTHNGAGQITTVDGETDYGDMGMLSSGACTGDVCEPAPNTPFHPYYGMRMTGELGSAGDTMVAATSSAQDVSVHAVHRRDGSLGVLLINNDPDAARTVDLQYAGFTPSAAAPEVSRYARGDSGITEVTGGEASASRVTVPPYAMLTVTLEPQAGTGPGASAAGTPGTPKLEAATDTTARLSWEGAAGATRYLVQERDGAYTHLVGETTGTSVTLRNLPPGSTHTVNVLAADASGRLSAPSTPLTFTTGTPPDATCAVTYHHDTSWGNGFVATVTVRNLSDDPITGWTVDWDWPTDRQSVSSGWNATFHQTGRHVRVTASEGAGPLAPDGGSTASFGFVGANDGPNPEPTVLRLNGTACSGG; translated from the coding sequence ATGCACTTACCGCACGGACCCGGCCGGCCGGCCGGTACCGGCCGCCGCCGCGCCGCGCGCACCGCGGTCGTCCTGGCCGCCGCGTTCGCCCTGCTGTCCCCGCCGGGCGCCGCCGGCGTCGCGTCCGCCACGTCACAGGCGGACTCCGCGGCGGACGTCAGCGTCCGGGTGAACACCCAGGCATCGCTGGGCCGGCTGTCCGGCACCGCCCGCGGCGTCAACACCGCGGTCTGGGACTCGCACATGAACGACTTCGGGGCCGCCGCACTGATGAAGGCGGCCGACGTCGGGGCGATGCGCTACCCCGGCGGTTCGTACGCGGACATCTACCACTGGCAGACGCACACGGCGCCCGGGGGGTACGTCGCCCCGGGCACCGACTTCGACTCCTTCATGGGCACCGTCCGCGCCACCGGGGCGCAGCCGATCCTGATCGCCGACTACGGCTCCGGCACGCCCGAGGAGGCGGCCGGCTGGGTCCGGTACGCGAACGTCACCAAGGACTACGGGGCGAAGTACTGGGAGATCGGCAACGAGGTCTACGGCAACGGCCACTACGGCAACGGCTGGGAGCACGACGAGCACGGGGACAAGAGCCCCCGTGAGTACGCCCGCCAGGTCCGCGCCTATGCCGAGGCCATGAAGGCCGTCGACCCGACCGTCAAGATCGGCGCGGTCCTCACCACCCCCGGTTACTGGCCGGACGGCGTGGTCGGCGAGGGCGACCCCGGCGACTGGAACCACACCGTGCTCTCCGAAGTCACCGACGTCATCGACTTCGTGAGCGTCCACTGGTACGCGGGTGGATCCGGCACCACCGCCCAGGACGCCACGGCCAGGCTGTCCGGCCTGCCCGGCGAACTGCGTGAGGTGCGCAACCAGATCGACCGGTACGCGGGCGCCGACTCGCCGCGCATCGGCATCGCCCTCACCGAGATCAACACCAACACCGGCGGCGCCCGGCTCACCGCCCGCCCCAACGGCCTGTTCGCCGCGGACGCGTTCATGACGGCCCTGGAGAACGGCGTCTTCACCGTCGACTGGTGGAACACCCACAACGGCGCGGGCCAGATCACCACCGTCGACGGCGAGACCGACTACGGCGACATGGGCATGCTCTCCAGCGGCGCCTGCACCGGCGACGTCTGCGAGCCCGCGCCGAACACGCCGTTCCACCCCTACTACGGCATGAGGATGACCGGCGAACTGGGCAGTGCGGGCGACACCATGGTCGCTGCCACCTCCTCCGCGCAAGACGTCTCGGTACACGCCGTGCACCGTCGCGACGGGAGCCTGGGCGTCCTGCTCATCAACAACGACCCGGACGCCGCACGGACCGTGGACCTCCAGTACGCGGGCTTCACCCCGTCCGCCGCCGCACCCGAAGTCAGTCGCTACGCACGCGGCGACAGCGGCATCACCGAGGTCACCGGCGGGGAGGCGTCCGCCTCCCGGGTCACCGTGCCGCCGTACGCGATGCTCACCGTCACCCTCGAACCGCAAGCCGGCACCGGGCCCGGGGCCTCGGCCGCTGGAACCCCGGGCACCCCGAAGCTGGAGGCGGCGACCGACACCACTGCGCGCCTGTCCTGGGAGGGCGCCGCGGGCGCCACCCGCTACCTGGTCCAGGAGCGCGACGGCGCGTACACCCACCTGGTCGGCGAAACCACCGGCACGTCCGTGACCCTGCGGAACCTGCCCCCGGGCAGCACCCACACGGTCAACGTGCTGGCGGCCGACGCCTCGGGACGGCTGTCCGCCCCGTCCACCCCGCTGACCTTCACCACCGGCACCCCGCCGGACGCCACCTGCGCGGTGACGTACCACCACGACACGAGCTGGGGCAACGGCTTCGTGGCCACGGTCACCGTCCGCAACCTCTCGGACGATCCGATCACCGGCTGGACCGTGGACTGGGACTGGCCGACCGACCGCCAATCGGTGTCCTCCGGCTGGAACGCCACGTTCCACCAGACCGGCCGGCACGTGCGGGTGACCGCCTCCGAGGGCGCGGGACCGCTGGCCCCGGACGGCGGGTCGACGGCCTCGTTCGGGTTCGTCGGCGCCAACGACGGACCCAACCCGGAACCGACGGTCCTCCGCCTCAACGGCACTGCGTGCTCGGGAGGCTGA
- a CDS encoding VOC family protein, translating to MPSIKRFQVTFDCAEPERLARFWCEVLGYVVPPPPEGFATWDDFKRSLPPEQRDARFACVDPSGVGPRLFFQRVPEGKAAKNRLHLDVRVGTGLVGEERLAALEAECARLVPLGAVHVRTLYDGSDACIPMLDIEGNEFCLD from the coding sequence ATGCCATCGATCAAACGGTTCCAAGTCACCTTCGACTGCGCGGAACCCGAACGTCTCGCTCGCTTTTGGTGCGAGGTGCTGGGGTACGTCGTACCGCCGCCACCGGAGGGGTTCGCCACGTGGGACGATTTCAAGCGCTCGCTGCCACCTGAGCAGCGGGACGCACGGTTCGCGTGCGTCGATCCCTCCGGTGTGGGCCCGCGACTGTTCTTCCAGCGCGTTCCCGAAGGGAAGGCCGCCAAGAACCGGCTGCACCTTGACGTGCGGGTCGGCACCGGACTCGTGGGGGAAGAGCGCCTCGCCGCACTCGAGGCCGAGTGCGCACGACTGGTCCCGCTCGGCGCGGTACACGTGCGAACGCTGTATGACGGCAGTGACGCGTGCATCCCGATGCTGGACATCGAGGGCAACGAGTTCTGTCTTGACTGA
- a CDS encoding glycosyl hydrolase, translating to MPRARGIALLAAALLALAPTPNARAFPSGSKQQVLDHLRSITGSYVVSGQHNKEPASNPGQYTQQVKDVTGRYPGLWGGDLMFRAEDVADRQRVIDQAETEWANGSLVALTWHVCPPTMGSSCEFEDGVKSALTDAQFTQVVTDGTALNTAWKRRLDEVVPYFQQLKAVGVPVLFRPLHGMNESWNWWGHRPGTNGSARLYRITHDYLGAKGLDNLIWVWNVQDNPAGGWSNYYPGAGCVDVVSLDVRYKSYPSSSDYQQLQGIAGGKPIALAEMGKIPNAALLDGQTRWAYFMMWSEQLRGNNTNAELQAGYFHPRVLNQGEVKSP from the coding sequence ATGCCCCGAGCACGCGGCATCGCGCTGCTCGCCGCCGCGCTCCTGGCGCTGGCTCCGACCCCGAACGCCCGGGCGTTCCCGAGTGGTTCCAAGCAGCAGGTGCTCGACCACCTGCGCTCCATCACCGGCTCGTACGTGGTGTCCGGCCAGCACAACAAGGAGCCCGCGAGCAATCCGGGCCAGTACACCCAGCAGGTCAAGGACGTCACCGGGCGGTACCCGGGCCTGTGGGGCGGCGACCTGATGTTCCGGGCCGAGGACGTGGCCGATCGGCAGCGGGTGATCGACCAGGCGGAGACCGAGTGGGCCAACGGCTCACTGGTGGCACTGACCTGGCACGTCTGTCCGCCGACCATGGGCAGCTCGTGCGAGTTCGAAGACGGTGTGAAGTCCGCCCTCACCGATGCCCAGTTCACGCAGGTCGTCACCGACGGCACGGCGCTGAACACCGCCTGGAAGCGCCGCCTCGACGAAGTCGTGCCCTACTTCCAGCAGTTGAAGGCCGTGGGCGTGCCCGTCCTGTTCCGGCCGCTGCACGGGATGAACGAGTCGTGGAACTGGTGGGGACACCGCCCGGGGACGAACGGCAGTGCGCGGCTCTACCGGATCACCCATGACTACCTCGGGGCCAAGGGACTGGACAACCTGATCTGGGTGTGGAACGTCCAGGACAATCCGGCGGGCGGTTGGTCGAACTACTACCCGGGCGCCGGTTGCGTCGATGTCGTGTCGCTCGACGTCCGGTACAAGAGCTACCCGAGCTCGTCCGACTACCAGCAGTTGCAGGGCATCGCCGGTGGCAAGCCGATCGCACTGGCCGAGATGGGCAAGATCCCCAATGCCGCCCTGCTCGACGGCCAGACCCGCTGGGCGTACTTCATGATGTGGTCGGAGCAGTTGCGGGGGAACAACACCAACGCCGAGCTCCAGGCCGGCTACTTCCACCCGCGCGTCCTCAACCAGGGAGAAGTGAAGTCGCCGTAG
- a CDS encoding aldo/keto reductase, translating into MATPARSPQVTASGARRAGGAGRLAGRTVSRIGFGAMQLERLRNDREAAIAMLRRCVELGMDHIDTAQFYGHGFVNEVIREAVRPGDDVMVVSKVGAEPAPGGPLPLRLAQRPEQLRASVEDNLTALGLERIPLVNLRRTDVGPGLRAEGDQIVDPDDQLAVMTALRDEGKIGAIGLSSVSLDVLRSALPAGIACVQNAYSLLARDDEDMLRLCLEEGIAWVPYFPLGSAFDGMPKVTDEPAVVTVARELSATPAQIGLAWLLHHAPNVLLIPGTADPEHLEANAEAGAVTLDGATLSVLDAVPSRSGDIAPEQGVRRSAGGTTGGSPLR; encoded by the coding sequence ATGGCCACCCCCGCCCGATCCCCTCAGGTCACCGCGTCCGGCGCGCGACGCGCCGGCGGCGCCGGACGGCTCGCGGGCCGTACCGTCTCCCGGATCGGCTTCGGCGCGATGCAGTTGGAGCGCCTGCGGAACGACCGCGAGGCGGCGATCGCGATGCTGCGCCGCTGCGTCGAGCTGGGAATGGACCACATCGACACCGCCCAGTTCTACGGCCACGGCTTCGTCAACGAGGTGATCCGCGAAGCCGTCCGTCCAGGGGACGACGTCATGGTGGTCAGCAAGGTCGGCGCCGAACCCGCCCCCGGCGGCCCGCTCCCCCTCCGCCTCGCGCAGCGCCCCGAACAGCTGCGCGCCAGTGTCGAGGACAACCTGACGGCCCTCGGGCTGGAACGGATCCCCCTGGTCAACCTCCGTCGTACGGACGTCGGCCCCGGCCTGCGCGCCGAAGGCGACCAGATCGTCGACCCCGACGACCAGCTCGCCGTGATGACCGCCCTGCGGGACGAGGGCAAGATCGGCGCGATCGGCCTCAGCAGCGTCTCCCTCGACGTTCTGCGCAGCGCCCTTCCCGCGGGTATCGCGTGCGTGCAGAACGCCTACAGTCTCCTGGCCCGCGACGACGAGGACATGCTCCGGCTGTGCCTGGAGGAGGGCATCGCCTGGGTTCCGTACTTCCCCCTCGGCAGCGCCTTCGACGGGATGCCGAAGGTGACCGACGAGCCCGCCGTCGTCACCGTCGCGCGCGAGCTGAGCGCCACCCCCGCACAGATCGGACTGGCCTGGCTGCTCCACCACGCCCCGAACGTGCTGCTGATCCCCGGCACCGCCGACCCCGAACACCTGGAGGCGAACGCGGAGGCCGGAGCGGTCACCCTGGACGGGGCGACGCTCTCCGTCCTGGACGCCGTCCCGTCCCGTTCCGGAGACATCGCACCGGAGCAGGGTGTCCGGCGAAGCGCGGGCGGGACCACGGGCGGATCGCCGCTGCGGTGA
- a CDS encoding ATP-binding cassette domain-containing protein produces the protein MPSSVMSTSRWGGGPQPPAAVRAVGLRKSYGGRTVLDGIDLHIPAGSVCALLGPNGAGKTTVVKILSTLITADAGDLHVGGCDLATDPQAVRAVIGVTGQFSAVDGLITGEENMLLMADLHHLPRREGRRTATGLLERFGLAEVAKKPVSSYSGGMKRRLDLAMTLVGEPRIIFLDEPTTGLDPRSRHDTWGIVRELVSGGTTVLLTTQYLEEADRLADRIAVLSGGRIAAEGSAGELKRLVPGGHVRLRFSDPSAYRSAAVALRGVTGDDEALSLQIPSDGSQRELRALLDRLESAGVEADELTVHAPDLDDVFFALTGGTDQTSEEAVR, from the coding sequence ATGCCTTCTTCTGTCATGTCCACGTCCAGATGGGGCGGTGGTCCGCAGCCGCCCGCCGCCGTCCGTGCCGTCGGTCTGCGCAAGTCGTACGGCGGCAGGACCGTACTCGACGGCATCGATCTGCACATCCCGGCCGGATCGGTGTGCGCGCTGCTCGGACCCAACGGCGCCGGCAAGACCACCGTCGTCAAGATCCTCTCCACCCTCATCACCGCCGACGCCGGCGACCTGCACGTCGGCGGCTGCGACCTGGCCACCGACCCGCAGGCGGTGCGCGCCGTGATCGGCGTCACCGGGCAGTTCTCCGCCGTCGACGGACTGATCACCGGCGAGGAGAACATGCTCCTCATGGCGGACCTGCACCACCTCCCGCGCCGCGAGGGGCGCCGCACCGCCACCGGACTGCTCGAACGCTTCGGCCTGGCGGAGGTCGCGAAGAAGCCCGTCTCCAGCTACTCCGGCGGCATGAAGCGCCGCCTCGACCTCGCCATGACGCTGGTCGGCGAACCGCGGATCATCTTCCTCGACGAGCCGACCACCGGCCTCGACCCGCGCAGCCGCCACGACACGTGGGGGATCGTCCGCGAACTGGTCTCGGGCGGCACCACCGTCCTCCTCACCACCCAGTACCTGGAGGAGGCCGACCGGCTCGCCGACCGCATCGCGGTACTGAGCGGCGGCAGGATCGCGGCCGAGGGGAGCGCCGGGGAACTGAAGCGGCTCGTCCCGGGCGGGCACGTGCGGTTGCGGTTCTCCGACCCGTCCGCGTACCGGTCCGCCGCCGTCGCCCTGCGCGGGGTCACCGGGGACGACGAGGCACTGTCACTGCAGATCCCCAGCGACGGCAGCCAACGCGAACTGCGCGCCCTCCTCGACCGGCTGGAGTCGGCCGGCGTCGAGGCGGACGAGCTCACCGTGCACGCCCCCGACCTCGACGACGTGTTCTTCGCCCTGACCGGCGGCACCGACCAGACCTCCGAGGAGGCCGTCCGATGA
- a CDS encoding MarR family winged helix-turn-helix transcriptional regulator, whose amino-acid sequence MLAPLGHGATCRLRGAHTANGLTPRRFHVLGLLHDRGPLAQTALAAETDTAASVLVTLLNPLENEGLVARTRDPRDRRRHLVVLTEAGQRRLRAAVGAQREAEDDLFRSLDGSQRPRLTQLLALVRDDLTDGGEHCGTPAFLDRKAPQGGPT is encoded by the coding sequence ATGCTCGCCCCCCTCGGGCACGGGGCCACGTGTCGTCTGAGGGGTGCGCACACCGCCAACGGCCTCACGCCCCGGCGGTTCCACGTCCTCGGACTGCTCCACGATCGGGGCCCCTTGGCGCAGACCGCCCTGGCCGCGGAGACGGACACCGCGGCCAGCGTGCTCGTCACCCTCCTCAACCCCCTGGAGAACGAGGGGCTGGTGGCGCGTACGCGCGATCCCCGCGACCGGCGCCGTCACCTGGTTGTGCTGACCGAAGCGGGACAGCGGCGGCTGCGAGCCGCGGTCGGCGCGCAGCGGGAAGCGGAGGACGACCTCTTCCGCTCACTGGACGGCTCCCAGCGTCCGCGGCTGACGCAGCTCCTCGCCCTGGTGCGGGACGACCTGACCGACGGCGGCGAACACTGCGGCACGCCGGCCTTCCTCGACAGGAAGGCGCCGCAGGGCGGACCGACGTGA
- a CDS encoding LysR substrate-binding domain-containing protein: MRWCSLRCVRGGNGIGPLRGQTIGDGTLRAAEWMPGRRLVVAVRPGHPLAEGPLSLERYAAAEHLTVSRRGRLRDPIDDALATHGHERRVVAAGPTVDLALRLAPGTDLVLSLPDAVTRAARDRLGLITLPLPLPMPAVPLYLLWHQRHDDDRAHAWLRDLATETVRALFAPPAASPRSPTSVTGQ; encoded by the coding sequence ATGAGGTGGTGCTCCTTGCGGTGTGTGCGGGGAGGGAACGGAATCGGGCCGCTGCGCGGTCAGACGATCGGTGACGGGACCTTGAGGGCGGCGGAGTGGATGCCGGGGCGGCGGCTCGTCGTCGCCGTCCGCCCCGGCCACCCCCTCGCCGAGGGTCCGCTGAGCCTGGAGCGCTACGCGGCCGCCGAACACCTCACCGTCTCGCGGCGCGGACGCCTGCGCGACCCGATCGACGACGCCCTGGCCACGCACGGGCACGAACGCCGCGTCGTCGCCGCCGGGCCCACCGTCGACCTGGCGCTGCGGCTCGCCCCCGGCACCGACCTGGTGCTCAGCCTTCCCGACGCGGTCACCCGCGCGGCACGGGACCGGCTCGGCCTCATCACACTGCCGCTGCCGCTCCCGATGCCCGCCGTCCCGCTGTACTTGCTGTGGCACCAGCGCCACGACGACGACCGTGCCCACGCCTGGCTGCGCGACCTGGCCACCGAAACCGTCCGGGCACTGTTCGCGCCACCGGCCGCCTCCCCGCGGTCCCCCACCTCCGTGACCGGGCAGTGA